One region of Terriglobia bacterium genomic DNA includes:
- a CDS encoding SDR family oxidoreductase, giving the protein MDLGLKGRGVIVAASSQGIGLATAEAFAREGAQVAMCARTEKILNEAADKLRSQTGAEIYAEALDVTDDKAVQHFTEQVAKRFGRIDVCVANAGGPPAKNFLSIPAEEWRKAVDLNLMSTVHLAKAVIPYMQRHRWGRIITITSISVKQPIADLVLSNSVRAAVVGLVKSLSNEFGKDGILVNNVAPGYTATERLQELAQVRALAAGKSPQEICDLWAAETPVRRLGNPKEIADVIVWLASERASYVTGQTILADGGIYRGL; this is encoded by the coding sequence ATGGATCTTGGACTCAAAGGCCGAGGCGTAATCGTAGCCGCATCCAGTCAAGGAATCGGTCTGGCGACGGCAGAAGCATTTGCGCGCGAAGGCGCTCAAGTAGCGATGTGCGCTCGCACAGAGAAGATTCTCAACGAGGCCGCTGACAAGCTTCGCAGCCAAACCGGCGCGGAAATTTATGCCGAAGCCCTGGACGTGACCGACGACAAAGCAGTACAGCACTTTACTGAGCAGGTGGCAAAGCGGTTTGGCCGCATCGATGTATGTGTGGCCAATGCAGGAGGGCCGCCAGCCAAAAATTTCCTTTCCATCCCTGCCGAGGAATGGCGCAAGGCCGTGGATCTGAACCTGATGAGCACGGTCCATTTGGCCAAGGCTGTAATTCCATATATGCAGCGCCATCGCTGGGGCCGGATCATCACTATTACATCGATTTCCGTAAAGCAGCCGATCGCCGATCTGGTCCTTTCAAATTCCGTGCGGGCAGCCGTAGTGGGATTGGTAAAGAGCCTTTCCAATGAGTTCGGCAAAGACGGGATTCTGGTCAACAACGTTGCGCCCGGCTATACGGCGACCGAGCGGCTACAGGAACTGGCGCAGGTCCGCGCCTTGGCGGCGGGCAAGTCCCCCCAAGAGATTTGCGACTTGTGGGCTGCTGAAACGCCAGTCAGGCGCCTGGGCAATCCAAAAGAAATTGCAGACGTTATCGTGTGGCTAGCCTCGGAGCGAGCTTCCTACGTCACAGGGCAGACCATCTTAGCGGACGGTGGAATCTACCGCGGATTGTAG
- a CDS encoding HAMP domain-containing histidine kinase, translating to MRIRSSAKTIAFFITLGSCLVGLAIYLNIVWLVHNWRNVVPMVLGIIFFSLIIAGLVLYTIFLVREIRRSEQQDSFLNAVTHELKTPITSIRLYLQTLERRTLTDDQRRDFYRLMLDDTDRLMSTVEQVLRAGEIRQRRSRDRWKDVDFTAIVEESLELARLRHHLSAETLRFGAAPPEPITLLGNPEELRTAVANLIENAVKYSGQQPSITVEVATPNIDTVILRVHDNGVGIPRRELKRIFKRFYRVHSQATGQVKGTGLGLFIVRSIARRHGGEAFAESEGEGRGSTFTLRLPRVYHV from the coding sequence ATGCGCATCCGAAGCAGCGCCAAGACAATCGCATTCTTTATCACGCTGGGTTCCTGCCTGGTGGGGCTGGCCATTTATCTCAACATCGTCTGGCTGGTACATAACTGGCGCAATGTGGTGCCGATGGTGCTGGGCATCATCTTCTTCAGCCTGATTATTGCCGGACTGGTGCTCTATACGATCTTTCTTGTCCGCGAAATCCGCCGCAGTGAACAGCAAGACAGCTTTCTGAACGCCGTTACCCACGAACTGAAGACACCCATCACTTCCATCCGTCTCTATCTGCAAACGCTGGAGCGCCGAACGTTGACCGACGATCAGCGCCGCGATTTTTATCGCCTGATGCTCGATGACACTGATCGTCTCATGAGCACGGTGGAACAGGTGTTGCGCGCCGGAGAAATCCGCCAACGTCGATCGCGCGACCGCTGGAAGGACGTCGATTTCACTGCCATTGTTGAAGAAAGTCTGGAACTGGCGCGGCTACGCCATCATCTTTCCGCTGAGACGTTGCGCTTTGGCGCCGCACCGCCGGAGCCGATCACGCTGCTGGGCAATCCTGAAGAGTTGCGAACAGCGGTAGCCAATCTGATTGAGAATGCCGTGAAATATTCCGGCCAGCAGCCTTCGATCACCGTAGAGGTGGCAACACCAAACATTGACACGGTGATACTGCGCGTCCATGACAATGGCGTGGGTATACCGCGCCGCGAACTCAAGCGCATTTTCAAACGCTTTTATCGCGTGCACAGCCAAGCCACGGGACAAGTAAAAGGGACGGGGCTTGGACTGTTCATTGTGCGTTCCATTGCGCGACGCCACGGCGGTGAAGCGTTTGCTGAAAGCGAAGGCGAAGGACGCGGCAGCACGTTCACGCTTCGCCTGCCGAGGGTTTATCACGTATGA
- a CDS encoding acyl-CoA dehydrogenase — MSQTSTQIAPPPQPLVALTDDEILFRDNVRQFADQALRPKVREMDEKGVFDRELIDQFFQLGLMGIEVPEQYGGAGGKFFEAILAVEEISRVDASAGVIVDVQNTLCNNALLRWTTEEQKRRYLPKMTNNTVGAYALSEASSGSDAFAMQTRAQLKGSEYVLNGRKLWITNSKEAGVFILFATLDPAAGYKGITAFIVEKDFPGFTVGKKEDKLGIRASSTCELILEDCRVPKENVLGEVGKGYKIAIETLNEGRIGIGAQMLGLARGAWESALKYSQERKQFGKSISDFQGIQFQLAQMATEIEAVKMLVYNAARMKDAGMNFVKEAAMTKLFASQVAERVASLAVEIYGGYGFTKDYPVEKYYRDAKIGKIYEGTSNMQLQTIAKMLLGGK, encoded by the coding sequence ATGTCCCAGACTTCGACCCAGATCGCTCCTCCACCTCAGCCGTTGGTCGCGCTTACCGATGATGAAATTCTCTTTCGTGACAATGTGCGCCAGTTCGCCGATCAGGCGCTCCGCCCCAAAGTCCGCGAGATGGATGAGAAGGGCGTTTTTGATCGCGAGTTGATAGACCAATTCTTTCAGCTAGGGCTGATGGGCATTGAAGTTCCAGAGCAATACGGCGGAGCAGGCGGAAAATTCTTTGAGGCGATTCTTGCAGTGGAAGAAATTTCGCGCGTGGATGCTTCCGCGGGCGTGATTGTTGACGTGCAGAACACGCTGTGCAATAACGCGCTGCTGCGCTGGACCACAGAAGAACAGAAGCGCCGCTATCTCCCAAAGATGACGAACAACACCGTGGGCGCTTACGCCCTGAGTGAAGCTTCGTCCGGTTCAGACGCCTTCGCCATGCAGACGCGAGCGCAACTGAAGGGTAGCGAGTATGTCCTGAATGGCCGCAAGCTCTGGATCACGAACAGCAAGGAAGCTGGCGTATTCATCCTGTTTGCCACGCTTGATCCCGCCGCTGGTTACAAGGGCATCACAGCCTTCATCGTGGAAAAAGATTTTCCTGGATTCACCGTCGGCAAGAAAGAAGATAAGCTCGGAATCCGCGCTTCCAGCACCTGCGAGTTGATTCTGGAAGATTGCCGCGTGCCGAAGGAGAACGTTCTGGGCGAAGTCGGCAAGGGATACAAGATTGCCATTGAGACGCTGAATGAAGGGCGCATCGGCATTGGCGCGCAGATGCTGGGACTGGCCCGCGGAGCATGGGAAAGCGCACTCAAGTATTCGCAGGAACGCAAGCAATTCGGCAAGAGTATTTCAGACTTCCAGGGTATCCAGTTCCAACTGGCGCAGATGGCCACAGAAATTGAGGCCGTGAAGATGCTGGTTTATAACGCGGCGCGCATGAAGGACGCAGGAATGAATTTTGTGAAGGAAGCCGCCATGACCAAGTTGTTTGCTTCGCAGGTGGCGGAGCGCGTGGCTTCTCTGGCGGTGGAAATTTATGGCGGCTATGGATTCACCAAGGATTATCCCGTCGAAAAATATTATCGCGACGCGAAGATCGGCAAGATCTATGAAGGCACGTCCAACATGCAGTTGCAGACCATCGCCAAGATGCTGCTGGGCGGGAAATAG
- a CDS encoding UPF0158 family protein has product MGVILSLRDIADAIESQSNEGAAYVNPETGEIVQVSEDELALVEDEVADEDLPQWQREAMPKIREALESDRFLALPDRFEVHEWAIMERFSLEQNESARKVLVSAIHGSGAFRHFRGAVERLGLLDAWYRYRQEAIEQIARDWLEEHKLVYK; this is encoded by the coding sequence ATGGGCGTTATCCTTTCCCTGCGTGACATCGCCGATGCCATCGAATCCCAAAGCAATGAAGGCGCGGCCTATGTGAACCCAGAAACCGGGGAAATTGTTCAGGTGAGTGAAGACGAACTTGCTTTGGTGGAAGATGAAGTCGCAGACGAAGACCTTCCGCAGTGGCAACGCGAGGCGATGCCCAAGATACGCGAGGCCCTGGAGAGTGACCGCTTTCTGGCCTTGCCGGACCGCTTTGAAGTCCACGAGTGGGCCATCATGGAACGTTTCTCCCTCGAGCAGAATGAGAGCGCCCGCAAAGTTCTGGTCAGCGCTATTCACGGCTCCGGAGCTTTTCGCCACTTCCGCGGCGCCGTTGAACGGCTCGGACTGCTGGATGCCTGGTATCGCTATCGTCAGGAAGCGATTGAGCAAATCGCCCGCGACTGGCTGGAAGAACACAAGCTTGTGTACAAGTGA
- a CDS encoding NAD(P)-dependent oxidoreductase: MAANLVKAGHEVTVWNRTPRDVEGAKTAATPAEAAKDKDAVWVCVSDTKAVQAVLFGPGGAIEGLTSGTVVVDSSTISPSASLLFMEGLQEKGCEFLDAPVTGSKVAAESGQLIFMIGGAPHNIERVEPCLRAMGKKVIHMGDNGKGLSAKLAQNMNIVFIYEGLCESLTLAKKLGVPAEKMFELIESSMIRSGVAEYKKPFILNQDYSPNFPLKLMHKDMHLMMDAAKENGVELPGLTKIDEIYEEASKDGHDDLDYAATIMLLEERAGLRLKGKQS; the protein is encoded by the coding sequence ATGGCCGCCAACCTGGTGAAAGCCGGACATGAAGTGACGGTCTGGAACCGCACGCCCCGTGACGTTGAGGGGGCCAAAACCGCTGCCACGCCCGCTGAAGCAGCCAAAGACAAAGACGCCGTGTGGGTTTGCGTCTCTGATACCAAGGCAGTACAGGCTGTCTTGTTTGGTCCGGGCGGCGCGATTGAAGGCCTTACCAGCGGCACGGTTGTTGTTGACTCCAGCACCATCTCGCCTTCCGCCAGCCTGTTGTTCATGGAAGGCTTGCAGGAAAAGGGCTGCGAATTTCTTGATGCTCCAGTAACTGGGTCGAAGGTGGCGGCGGAGAGCGGCCAGCTGATTTTTATGATTGGCGGCGCGCCGCACAACATTGAGCGTGTTGAGCCATGTCTCCGCGCCATGGGCAAGAAAGTGATTCACATGGGCGACAACGGCAAAGGCCTTTCCGCCAAGCTGGCGCAGAACATGAACATCGTCTTTATCTATGAAGGCCTGTGCGAGAGCCTGACGCTGGCCAAGAAGCTGGGCGTGCCGGCGGAAAAGATGTTTGAGTTGATCGAGTCGTCAATGATCCGCTCCGGCGTGGCCGAATACAAAAAGCCGTTTATCCTCAACCAGGATTACTCGCCCAACTTCCCGCTCAAGCTGATGCATAAAGACATGCACCTGATGATGGACGCCGCAAAAGAAAACGGCGTGGAGCTGCCTGGACTCACCAAGATCGATGAAATCTACGAAGAGGCCAGCAAGGATGGCCACGACGACCTGGACTATGCCGCGACGATCATGTTGCTGGAAGAGCGCGCAGGATTACGGCTGAAAGGGAAGCAGTCGTAA
- a CDS encoding redoxin domain-containing protein, giving the protein MKWTVALSACCVVLLAANIALIHQNSQLKAQLSLPPPVMEAAAGTQVPDLRGVDVEGKPVEVLYGKDSRKVLVMVFSPTCPFCDQNWPKWQQVISSLNRSAVRPVLVDVTSTTTASFVSQHQLSSLPVILKADPRATVDYHMHLTPQTILVDPNGKVEKVWTGVLNDSYLADLKQHLADSKTTVNAQGHQPAL; this is encoded by the coding sequence ATGAAATGGACTGTTGCACTTTCTGCCTGCTGCGTTGTGCTGCTTGCGGCAAACATCGCTCTGATTCACCAGAACAGCCAATTGAAAGCGCAGCTCTCACTGCCGCCGCCGGTTATGGAAGCCGCTGCTGGAACGCAAGTGCCTGACCTGCGAGGGGTTGACGTGGAGGGCAAGCCGGTCGAAGTGCTCTACGGAAAAGATTCGCGCAAGGTGCTGGTGATGGTTTTTTCTCCAACCTGCCCTTTTTGCGATCAAAACTGGCCCAAGTGGCAGCAGGTAATTTCCTCGCTGAACCGCTCGGCCGTTCGCCCAGTGCTGGTGGACGTGACCTCAACCACGACCGCGAGTTTTGTTTCGCAGCACCAGCTCTCCAGTTTGCCGGTCATCCTAAAGGCAGATCCACGGGCCACGGTGGACTACCATATGCATCTCACGCCGCAAACAATCCTGGTGGATCCCAATGGAAAAGTGGAAAAGGTCTGGACGGGAGTGCTGAATGACTCTTACCTGGCTGACCTGAAACAGCACCTTGCCGATAGCAAAACTACTGTGAATGCCCAGGGCCATCAGCCGGCCCTCTAA
- a CDS encoding thiol oxidoreductase, with translation MKVPHIHGALQNPLLRVLLYCLTAAMLLSLNLKTARAQSTPAAVDPGVRQGPQPPNGAGNPIFGLPPDQNTFWFDGLVLFGDTVSVKGTLTGEPLLGLGPAFNGNSCLLCHSQPVIGGSSPTPNPQRAIANLDNASNIIPSFLTVNAPALEARFVRNADGTPDGGVHDLFTITGRTDAPIGCNLKQPDFATQLQNGNVSFRIPIPTFGEGFVENASEDILTKNLAALGTIKSSLGIKGRFNTSGNDGTITKFGWKAQNKSMLMFSGEASNVEMGITNELFTNERTNSGCATNATPEDNTHVIIPPGGNAGDDASEISSLIENFTIFMRLNAPAQPCDFFTSQNSCQALGASALRGQALFGTVVPGSTGTANTGIGCVLCHTDSLHTAKSNLAPLNQVEFHPFSDFALHHMGPGLADGISQGVAGSDEFRTAPLWGAGQRIFFLHNGSTSDIVAAIELHAGPCATGQVCSEATQVINTFNSLTQQQQQDLVNFLRSL, from the coding sequence ATGAAGGTTCCCCACATTCACGGAGCTTTGCAAAATCCACTGCTTCGAGTGCTGTTGTATTGTCTAACGGCGGCAATGCTGCTTTCGCTCAACCTGAAAACCGCACGGGCGCAAAGCACACCCGCGGCGGTCGATCCCGGTGTGCGTCAAGGCCCGCAACCCCCTAACGGAGCAGGAAACCCGATTTTCGGACTTCCCCCTGACCAGAACACGTTTTGGTTTGATGGGCTAGTCCTTTTTGGTGACACAGTTTCGGTAAAAGGCACGCTCACCGGCGAGCCGTTGCTCGGACTTGGGCCCGCTTTCAATGGCAACAGCTGTCTTCTCTGCCATTCGCAGCCGGTGATCGGCGGCAGCAGTCCAACTCCGAATCCGCAGCGAGCCATCGCCAATCTGGACAATGCAAGCAACATCATCCCTAGCTTCCTCACGGTGAACGCTCCCGCTCTGGAAGCGCGCTTTGTGCGCAACGCTGACGGCACCCCCGACGGCGGCGTGCACGATCTGTTTACCATTACCGGCCGCACGGATGCGCCGATTGGCTGCAACCTGAAACAGCCGGACTTTGCCACCCAGCTCCAGAACGGAAACGTCTCCTTCCGCATTCCCATTCCGACCTTCGGCGAAGGCTTTGTCGAGAACGCGTCAGAGGACATCCTGACAAAAAATCTTGCTGCCCTGGGCACGATCAAAAGCTCTTTGGGCATAAAAGGGCGTTTCAACACCAGCGGCAATGACGGCACCATCACCAAGTTTGGCTGGAAGGCGCAGAACAAATCCATGCTGATGTTTTCCGGTGAAGCTTCCAACGTGGAAATGGGCATCACCAACGAGCTTTTCACCAACGAAAGAACCAACAGTGGCTGCGCAACCAACGCTACTCCGGAAGATAACACGCACGTCATCATCCCCCCAGGGGGCAACGCAGGTGACGATGCCAGCGAGATCTCTTCTTTGATTGAAAACTTCACCATCTTCATGCGGCTGAATGCGCCGGCACAGCCGTGTGATTTCTTCACCAGCCAAAACAGCTGCCAGGCGCTCGGCGCCTCCGCGCTGCGTGGCCAGGCACTGTTTGGTACAGTTGTTCCCGGTTCTACCGGAACGGCGAACACTGGCATCGGCTGCGTGTTATGCCATACCGATTCGCTCCACACTGCCAAGTCAAATCTGGCTCCTCTGAACCAGGTGGAGTTCCATCCATTCTCGGATTTCGCGTTGCATCACATGGGGCCGGGACTGGCTGACGGCATAAGCCAGGGCGTGGCGGGAAGCGACGAATTTCGCACCGCGCCGCTTTGGGGCGCAGGCCAGCGGATCTTCTTCCTGCATAACGGCAGCACCAGTGACATTGTGGCTGCCATTGAATTGCATGCCGGACCTTGCGCCACAGGGCAGGTTTGCTCTGAGGCTACCCAGGTCATCAATACTTTCAATAGCCTGACCCAACAACAGCAGCAGGATCTAGTGAACTTCCTTCGCTCGCTGTAG
- a CDS encoding DUF4157 domain-containing protein: MQFFTLTKEHATKINSEKILDQITPLGGTMRNSRVRYIISLLLIIALSSIASASWLSDITGVDINVPASKITLGMPRPDRIPLMLQNLPKDLAIYLLNPLAGGALAYKIREAKESAKKVFVPVPNNIRTTLSPFFPPELFDAVCWAVVGTGNSLDSWAIHDFNMAAITLEDVIVFQDSQTGFNDAVLWSHELTHVLQYRSLGVEGFAALYVVAFDALEQQAREFDQFVARSLQAQSLRPAQPQVQYWAATPAWKTSKPIAVQQYMNYARQVIAPLNCMSTRTTTRQTPYPGNYFEITNSCPVPIRVSTYHVLNRNNGQVLTVPCTSACTVDAKKVGSWLVGGILHTDTGTDFYNVTADVSW; the protein is encoded by the coding sequence TTGCAATTTTTCACACTCACAAAGGAACACGCGACCAAAATCAATAGTGAAAAGATACTGGACCAAATTACACCTCTTGGGGGAACGATGCGTAACTCGAGAGTTCGCTATATCATCTCGCTCCTATTGATCATTGCTCTGTCTTCCATTGCCAGTGCAAGCTGGTTGAGTGACATCACTGGCGTGGATATCAATGTTCCAGCGAGCAAGATAACTTTGGGAATGCCTCGACCCGACCGTATACCTTTGATGCTCCAGAACCTTCCCAAAGACCTCGCTATTTATCTTTTAAACCCTCTTGCTGGAGGGGCTCTCGCATACAAGATACGGGAAGCGAAGGAATCAGCAAAAAAGGTATTCGTGCCCGTTCCGAACAACATAAGAACAACTCTGTCTCCGTTCTTTCCACCGGAACTGTTTGACGCAGTGTGTTGGGCTGTTGTCGGTACTGGGAACTCCCTTGATAGTTGGGCCATTCACGATTTCAACATGGCTGCTATCACCTTAGAAGACGTGATCGTCTTTCAAGACAGTCAGACAGGTTTTAACGATGCCGTACTTTGGTCGCACGAACTAACCCACGTGCTGCAATACCGCAGTCTTGGCGTCGAAGGCTTCGCTGCATTGTATGTGGTTGCTTTTGATGCTCTTGAACAGCAAGCACGAGAGTTTGACCAATTCGTAGCACGGTCATTGCAGGCTCAGAGTTTAAGGCCAGCGCAGCCGCAGGTTCAATACTGGGCTGCCACCCCGGCATGGAAGACAAGCAAACCCATTGCCGTTCAGCAGTATATGAACTATGCGCGTCAAGTCATCGCGCCCCTCAACTGTATGAGTACCCGGACTACTACGCGACAGACCCCCTACCCGGGTAATTATTTTGAAATCACCAACAGTTGCCCCGTTCCGATTCGCGTCTCCACTTATCATGTTTTGAACCGAAACAATGGTCAGGTCTTAACTGTGCCGTGCACGTCCGCCTGCACAGTTGATGCAAAAAAAGTTGGCAGTTGGCTCGTGGGAGGGATTCTGCACACAGATACCGGTACAGATTTTTACAACGTGACGGCCGATGTATCTTGGTGA
- a CDS encoding hydrogenase, with product MDDSRRRLIWHGMFLFLLGLLTGFMETKFANPRMGLAAHLEGVMNGTFLIALGAVWMEVRLSAKLKAAAYWTALYGAYVNWAATALGAALGAAALSPITGAGHNALPWQETLMTALFMSVGLAIVGSAVLVLLGLRRGAAAVVPAAVPRYGHIPD from the coding sequence GTGGACGACAGCAGACGCAGATTGATTTGGCACGGCATGTTCCTGTTTTTGCTGGGACTGCTGACGGGTTTCATGGAGACGAAGTTTGCCAATCCTCGCATGGGACTGGCCGCGCACTTGGAAGGCGTAATGAACGGAACGTTTCTCATCGCGCTGGGCGCGGTGTGGATGGAAGTGCGGCTCAGTGCAAAACTCAAGGCTGCGGCGTATTGGACCGCGCTTTATGGAGCTTACGTAAACTGGGCGGCCACAGCGCTGGGAGCGGCATTGGGTGCGGCTGCGCTCTCTCCCATTACCGGCGCGGGACACAACGCGCTGCCCTGGCAGGAGACGCTGATGACCGCATTGTTTATGTCAGTAGGGCTGGCGATTGTCGGGTCGGCGGTGCTGGTGCTTTTGGGATTGCGGCGCGGGGCTGCCGCGGTAGTTCCCGCCGCAGTGCCGCGTTACGGACACATTCCTGACTAA
- a CDS encoding DUF4440 domain-containing protein: MPNNRFPVFPLVALLALVLSLSACSPRPFDADAEGAKLLKMDAEWADLASDGKDVEKIISYWSDDASLIFPGQPIIKGKAALRAYVTESVKTPGFKIHWKSDKPVFSPDGKMAYMPGTDEVTVPSPKGAALMTMHYRGVSIWRHDADGQWRCVVDISNEEPPPPTTAK, from the coding sequence ATGCCTAACAACCGATTTCCCGTCTTTCCTCTCGTGGCTCTGCTTGCCCTGGTGCTCTCACTGTCAGCTTGTTCACCGCGCCCCTTTGACGCTGATGCCGAAGGCGCGAAGCTACTGAAGATGGACGCGGAATGGGCCGACCTGGCCAGCGACGGAAAAGACGTGGAGAAGATCATCTCCTACTGGAGCGATGACGCCTCGCTCATATTTCCCGGACAGCCCATTATCAAAGGCAAGGCTGCGCTGCGAGCCTACGTTACGGAAAGCGTGAAGACGCCCGGCTTTAAGATCCACTGGAAGTCGGACAAACCGGTGTTCTCGCCGGACGGCAAGATGGCCTACATGCCCGGCACCGATGAAGTGACCGTGCCCAGCCCAAAGGGCGCGGCGCTGATGACCATGCATTATCGCGGTGTCTCAATCTGGCGGCATGATGCGGACGGCCAATGGCGTTGCGTGGTTGATATCTCCAATGAGGAGCCGCCGCCCCCCACAACCGCAAAGTGA
- a CDS encoding fatty acid desaturase — translation MVAFHIGAVAALFMFTWKAFFISLFLWWVAGSLGIGIAYHRLLTHRGFKTYKWFEYFITFCATLALEGGPFFWVATHRVHHQNTDVEGDPHSPRDGGFWSHMGWIITGRTLHNHSAALLPYIPDLRKDKFHTFISKWHWVPITVLGLVLLAVGGWSVMLWGIFFRTVMGLHFTWLVNSATHMWGSQRFLTGDTSKNSFWVALLTFGEGWHNNHHAHPQAARHGLAWYEIDLNWYGICALRAMGLIWDVKAPKLKEAVKIKPAKVPLETFSATASGDD, via the coding sequence ATGGTTGCATTCCACATAGGCGCGGTCGCAGCGCTCTTTATGTTTACGTGGAAGGCGTTTTTCATCTCGCTGTTTTTGTGGTGGGTTGCCGGGAGCCTTGGGATTGGCATTGCGTATCACCGGCTGCTCACGCACCGTGGATTCAAGACCTATAAGTGGTTCGAATACTTCATTACCTTCTGCGCCACGCTGGCGCTGGAAGGCGGTCCGTTTTTCTGGGTGGCGACACACCGCGTCCATCACCAGAATACTGACGTGGAAGGCGATCCGCACTCTCCTCGCGATGGCGGCTTCTGGTCGCATATGGGCTGGATCATCACCGGGCGCACGCTGCACAATCATTCCGCCGCGCTGTTGCCCTATATCCCCGATCTTCGCAAAGACAAATTCCATACGTTCATCAGCAAATGGCATTGGGTACCGATCACCGTCCTGGGTCTTGTGCTACTGGCCGTGGGCGGCTGGTCTGTGATGCTCTGGGGAATCTTCTTCCGCACGGTGATGGGTCTTCACTTTACCTGGCTGGTAAATTCCGCCACGCATATGTGGGGCTCACAGCGCTTCCTGACCGGGGACACGTCCAAGAACAGCTTCTGGGTTGCGCTGCTGACATTTGGCGAAGGCTGGCACAACAACCACCACGCTCATCCTCAGGCGGCCCGCCACGGTCTGGCATGGTATGAAATTGACCTGAACTGGTACGGTATCTGCGCGCTGCGCGCCATGGGCCTTATCTGGGACGTAAAAGCGCCCAAGCTGAAGGAAGCCGTAAAAATCAAGCCAGCCAAGGTGCCGCTGGAAACATTTTCTGCGACCGCTTCAGGGGATGATTAG
- a CDS encoding response regulator transcription factor, translating to MSRILVVEDESHIAEGLRFNLEAEGHQVEIAEDGEDALDRMLARNQSYDLVLLDVMLPGKDGFAVAHELRQRQNFAPILMLTARGRPEDILKGFESGADDYLPKPFNLDILVARIGGLLRRKNWLQAAKEATPAAADEFSFAGKKVDFQKLQLHNGKQVFQLTLMETELLRYLIRNGGRPVARKEILERVWDLKEDTDTRAIDNFIVRLRRYIEDDPTKPKHLITVRGLGYQFVAKPD from the coding sequence ATGAGCCGCATTCTGGTTGTCGAAGACGAATCGCACATTGCTGAAGGACTGCGCTTCAACCTGGAGGCAGAGGGCCATCAGGTGGAAATTGCGGAGGACGGTGAAGATGCTCTGGACCGCATGCTGGCCCGGAACCAGTCTTATGATCTGGTATTGCTGGACGTGATGCTGCCGGGCAAGGACGGATTTGCCGTGGCCCATGAACTGCGCCAGCGGCAAAATTTTGCGCCTATCCTGATGCTCACGGCCCGCGGACGCCCAGAAGACATACTGAAAGGATTTGAATCCGGCGCGGACGACTATCTGCCCAAGCCCTTTAATCTGGATATTCTTGTGGCCCGCATCGGCGGGCTGTTGCGACGGAAGAACTGGCTGCAAGCCGCGAAAGAAGCCACGCCCGCAGCGGCGGACGAGTTCAGTTTTGCCGGAAAGAAAGTTGATTTCCAGAAATTGCAGCTGCACAATGGCAAACAAGTCTTTCAGCTCACGCTGATGGAAACGGAGCTGCTCCGCTATCTCATCCGCAATGGCGGGCGTCCAGTGGCGCGTAAAGAAATCCTGGAGCGGGTCTGGGACCTGAAAGAGGACACCGATACGCGCGCGATTGATAATTTCATCGTGCGCTTGCGCCGCTATATTGAAGATGATCCCACCAAACCGAAGCACCTGATAACGGTCCGAGGGCTGGGGTATCAGTTTGTGGCGAAACCGGACTAG